The genomic window GGTGTCCCAAGGGGGCCTGGCCTGACTCCTTCCGGGTCCGTGTCCCGCAGCCTCCCTCCTGAGGCGCCTGGGGGAGCACGTCCAGCGGGTTCAGGAGAGCTCGGGCCTGAGCCTGACTTCAGGCGCAGGGGCTGGGGCGCTCCCGAAACCGGGGTGGCTGGAGCAGCCGCTGGACCCCTTCAACGCGTCCGACAGGCGATCCTTCCTGCAGGTGAGGCCGGGAGAAGGGAGTCCCCCGTCCCCCGCCGCCCTCCTTCCCTAGcactgcccccagcccccacatcCCTGGTCCCACGGCTCATCCTCTGCCCTCTGTCCGCGCCCGGTGGCCCTCTGAAGAGAAAAACGGGACAGAAAGGGACACATAAATAAACACGTACCAccaaaaacataaagaaagagccagaagggaaggaggctgaAGTGAACCGGGAAGAAAGGAGAGGTCAGGCCTCTCcagcctctttcttcttccccatcCCACCGTCAGCGGTACTGGGTGAATGACCGGCACTGGGCCAGCCCGCATGGCCCCGTGTTCCTGCATCTGGGGGGCGAGGGCAGCCTCGGGTCCGGCTCCGTGATGAGAGGTAAGAAGCGAGGATGGGGGGAGACGCCGCTGGGGAGCTGGTGGGGCAGGGGCGGCTTGCGGGCCCCCCAACCACACACTCTTCACAGGGCACCCCGCGGCGCTGGCCCCAGCCTGGGGGGCCCTGGTGATCGGCCTGGAGCACAGGTTTTACGGCCTGAGTGTGCCCGCTGGGGGCCTGGACGTGGCCCAGCTCGCCTTCCTGTCCAGCCGGCACGCGTGAGTGACTTGTCCTGGCGGGATGGCGGGTCCGTGGCTCAGCCTCCCTGCATCTTGTGGCCCCTGCTTCGTTGTGGCGCGGCCTGAAGCAGACCCCTGGGTCTCTGGttcatgttttcttctctttttcagtgtCTTACACTTTCTCTCTGGAACTCTGGATCTctgtcctccctctctttctctcaggcaCACTTGCCTCCCTCCCTGTGTCACTGCAGCCCGCGGGTCCAGACCCCGGCGACTGGTCCCCGGAGAACACAGCATCTCCCCTGGTCTTCAGCTTCTGCCCCAGCCCCACCGTGTCCTGTCCAGACCCGGCGAGGGTCACCCCCTCGCCAGCGTGTCTCACAGGTCGCTCCTCTCGCTTAGAGGAAACAGGCATTTTGCGGTGGCCCTGAGGTCGCTGTGAACCCTCCGACACCTCCACTTTCTCCCGCTCTCTGGGCTCCAGCTACGCAGAGGCCCTGCCGCTCTCCGGCCTTCGGAGCACGCTTCCCTCCCCAGGGAGGGggctacccccccccccctttgtgCAGCTCCCTTCTCCCTCGCCCCCTCCCGGACTCCGTGACGGACCCTCCCGGTCCTACACCGGCTCCGCTGTTCTCCACTGCCCCCCGCAGGACTGATCTGTCCCTTTCCCACCCAGCGTCTCTCGGCCTTCCTTGGGCCTGCACCCCTCCCGGACCCCACCCTGGTGTTTCTTTCTCTCGGTCTCTCCATTTCCCACAAGCGATGCCGGTTTCTAGCGGACGAGGGATGCGCTCACTGTTTCCGAAAGTccgggaagaaagaaaaacacttggGATAGGAAAGAGGATGTGAGACGCATCCCAGAACCTCTCTTTTAATTGGGTCTGTCCTTCCTCCGGTGGCTTCACCCGCTCCAGCCTGGGACTCCAAGTCTTCCCGAGtggctctccctctctgctcgGACTTGTCAGATTTCCACTTAAAACGCCTCAGAGATTTTTCCTCCCCCACGTAGCCCGGAGGAGGGGCGGGTGGGGCCTCCCCTGGCCCAGGCTGAGAACGCGGGGCGCGGGGAGCCCTCACCCCCATCCCGGGAGAAGAGCCCAGGCGTCCAgccacaccgcccccccccagtCCCGTCTCTGGGTCCTCCCCCGCGCTGGGAGGGAATCTTCGGGGACTCCCGGCGAGGAGGGCCCACCgagcctcccctctgcccccaggctGGCAGACGTGGCCTCGGCCCGCCTGGCACTCGCCCGCCTCTTCAACGTGTCCGCCTCCAGCCCCTGGATCTGCTTCGGAGGCTCCTACGCCGGCTCCCTGGCCGCCTGGGCCAGGCTGAAGGTCCCCGGGACTCTCGGGGCGGGCTGGGGGGTCCCCTTCGGAGGACAGGGGTACCCGGTCCCGGttagctccccaccccccacgcacTCCTCTCCCCCCCGAGGAGCTTGTCACCAGAGTCACCAGAGGGTGGGGTCTTGCCTAAGACCGCAGGACGCGGGAGTGACGCGGGGGGCGGAGTGTGGGGTCCCCGGTCCCTGCGCCCGCAGGCTGACGGCTGTCCTCCCGCAGTTTCCCCATCTCATTTTCGCCTCGGTGGCCTCCTCCGCTCCGGTGCGGGCCGTGCTGGATTTCTCGGAGTATAACGAGGTCAGGACGGCGGGCGGAGGGTGCGGGAGGGGTCCTCGCGCGGGGAGCCCCCTCATTCCTTCTCCCGCGGCCCCCCTGCAGGTGGTGTCCAGAAGCCTGATGAGCACGGCTGTCGGCGGATCCCCCGAGGTAGGAGATGGGGCCAGTCCGAGGGGGTAGGGGGACGGGAGGCCTTGGAAGGTGGGGGCTAGAGGAAAAGGGGGAAGCTTGCAAGGTGCGGGGGTCTGAGGGCGGCCTGAGTCCCAGAAGGTGGGCTGACTTTAGAGCGCTGGACGGAGAGGTGCGGCTGGCACGGAAAAGCGGGGCGCCCCAGCAGGGGCGGGGCTGAtgcggggcggggcctgggggggCGACACTCTCAAGGGGGTGAGGCTCCACACGGGGCTAGGCGGTGGAGGGCGACCCCATTAGGGGGGTGGGGTTCCGCGCGGGGCGGGTCCTATCAGGAGGGAGAGGCTagcggggcggggccgcgggaCGGCAGCCGCTGGGAGCACCGTCGGGGGCGCGGCCTCGGGTGGCCGTTGCGGGAAAGTGGAGCGCCCGGGAAGGACGCGGGTCGGGGGCCAGGAAAGGCGAGGCCCAGGCCCGAGTCTTCACCAACGCGGACCCTCGCTCCCCGCAGTGCCGGGCGGCGGCGTCCGCAGCCTTCGCGGAGGTGGAGCGGCGGCTGCGCGCGGGCCGGGAGGCTCGCGGGGCGCTGCGGGCGGAGCTGGGCGCCTGCTCGTCGCTGGGCCGCGCGGAGGACCAGGCGGAGCTGCTGGGGGCGCTGCAGGCGCTGGTCGGGGGCGCCGTGCAGTACGACGCGCAGGCGGGAGCGCCGCTGAGCGTGCGGCGGCTCTGCGGACTCCTCCTCGAAGGCTGGAGCAACCGCAGCCGCTCCGCGCCCTACCACGGGCTCCGGCGGGCAGTGCAGGTGAGCCGCCCTGCGCACGGCTtggtgcgggggaggggggacagccGGCATGGGTGCCTGCTCCTCCGCCAGACCTTGGGCCAGCGTGAACCCTTCTGAGCTGtagttccctcatctgtgaaacagggatGAGACCTCCGGCCCCTCTAGGAGGTGCAGTGAAGTCCGCCAAGGGAAGCATGCAGTTTGCAGGTGTTAGCGACTGTGACTGTTGCCCATCTTGTTCTGTCCACTTCCCCGGGACTGCAACAGAGTCTAGCGCAGAGCAGAAGCTCAATTAGCATttacagaaggaaggaggaaatgtaGTAGAGCCAGGGATTCCAGCCTCGGAATCCACAGCTACGAACAGCTCTTCCTTCTCCAGCGCTGTCTGGACCAAATGCTGTAAGAAGGGCTTCATGTATATTATTTCACTGAATCCTCGTGATAGTTCTAGGAGCTAGGCACTGTTTTTATCCCCacttgcagatgaggaaaccgaggtcCAGGAGATGATCACTTGCCCAGGGTCTCACAGCCATCTAGTACCTCTAACCCACAGGCACACAGGCACCACTCACTCTGACCCCTGACTCCAAGGAGAACTCTGCAGATCTTTGGACTTCTGACCTTTGACTCGCAAGGACCTATGTATGCTTTCTGGCCCTGGGCCCTGACTTGCTGCCTGGACAGGaggaatgtatgtgtgtatatgtgtatattgtcCCCTAGGTTGTCatgcccagcctgggccagcggtgTCTAAGCTTCTCCCAAGCAGAGACAGTGGCGCGACTGAAGGTCACAGACCCCCAGGTGTCTGGTGTGGGTGACCGGCAGTGGTTGTACCAGACTTGTACAGAGTTCGGCTTCTGTGAGTGGCCCACCGCACCCTCACCCCCCAAAACAGCATTCTGTGCTGTGCCCAGACAAGCTGTCTCCTGGAGGGTCCGGACTGATTTTCATTTCGCTGGTACAACTGGCCAGACCGCTGTGCATCGTCTAGCCTGCGGGTGTGGGGCTAGAGGATAGACACTCCACTGGAGTGTGCACGTGCCCTGGGCCCTCACATAGCTTCTCTCACACAAGCCCACCACATGGGTGACCATCCCTCCAATCCGCACTTCATCCGTGTCCCTGTCCCAGGAGGGGCCCCACCATCTCCCGAATTACCGAATTACCGTCTAGAAACCCTGGCAGTGTTTCCCGTGCCTCCTTCCCTTTGTCCCCACAGCCTGTCAGTCCCTGAGCCCTGCCTGTTCACCTCAGCCCCTCTGTTTCCAGCTCTGCTGTCCTGGTGgaggccagcccctcctgcctccaTCCCTGACCCAGCCTCCTCTCTGGTCTCCAGGTCTTCTTTTCACCCATAAAATCCAATTTCCTCGCCGCATTGAGAGAGATCTTTCTAAATACGACCTTGTCCTTCCTGTGCTCAAAACCCATAGGTCCTAGGGTGGGATGGCCAAAGAAAATACAGGATGTCCATGTccagttacatttgaatttcagataaacagtttTTAGTGCATGacccaaatattgcatggaacatACTTCTACTAAAAAAGTGTTTGTTTCTCTGAAATACGAATGTAGCGGAACATCCTGTAATTTCAATGCTAAATCTGAGTACCGTACCCCAGAGTTCAGATCCTTTCCACATCTCCTGAAGGCAATGAAGATATGGTTTAAAGCGAAGTTCTTGAAGTCCAATTCCATTGTTTCATAGCGATGCGATCTTGTACAAACTTGGGCAAATAACCTGAGCTCTCCACCTGGGCCTTAGTTTTCACATCTGCaaagtgggaataataacagCGCTTCTCTCATAAGGTGGTTTCCGGAATTAAGGGAGGTAATATATGTCACATGCTAAGAATAACACTGGTATACAGCAGGTACTCCCCAAATActtatcatcattattatgatgatgatggcaAGACATTGCATATTTTGACCCCCTAATGTACCAGCTTTCTTGAAACCTCAGGAACTTGGCCTGTACTATTCGTTTGTCCTGGATTACTTGTCTTCCTCTCATCACCCCGTTCACTCCTCACAAGATCCTTCCTCCTCAGGAAGCCTTACCTGATTGCTGGAGCTAAGTCTGCCCCCTGGCCTACCGTTCCACCCCCTCCACAGTTCTGTGTTTCTccccctagcgcttcccacagtCTTATCATACAGACTTTTTGGCCTGTTGCCCCGTCTGCACTGTGAGCCCCGTCACCTCGGAGCCTGGGACTATCTTGCTTGCTGCTGTGTTCCCAACATTGTTCACAATGCCTCTGAGCATACAAGAGGTGCTCAATAGATGGTGGAGAAAGGAATGAGTAAGCGTCAGGCTAAGGGAGTTCCATGAAGGCTGGAGGGTGGCAGGGGAGTTAGGGGATTTAAGCAAGGGTGGCGTGGTCCAGTTTGTGCTTTGAGCTCCTGtgtccgtcccccccccccccccccaaccccgctgcCTGCCCGCAGGCTCCTCTCTTTATGaggctttctcttttctgtctttgcCTTGTCTGGCTCACTCTTTCTAATTCCTGAAGGTTTTTTATCCCTGGCCGGATGCTTTCCTGGAGCCTGTCATGCTCCCTCTGGGATTCCTCCTACCCCAGGGCTTTCACAGACTCGACCATGAACTTACTGAAGGGAGGGTATGGAGCAGATTTGGTCATCACCGGAGAAAGCTCTAAAAGTGATTAGTAAAGGGGAGGGCTGTAGGCCCCAGGATGACAGACTCCTTCCACAGATGTCACCTGTGAGGACCCCAGATGCCCTTTCTCCCGGCTCCCCGCACTGCCCTCCCAGCTGGAGCTCTGCGAGCAGGTGTTCGGGCTCTCCACTTCATCCGTCGTGCAGGCTGTGGGCCAGACCAACGCGTACTATGGTGGCCAGAGCCCgggggccacccaggtgctgttCATCAACGGTGAGCCGGGCATCAGACCCTGCCCCCTGCATCTGCACCTAGCCGGGGCGCAGCACACCATTCTTCCCTTTCTTGCCAGGGGACACAGACCCCTGGCATGTGCTGAGCGTAACAAAAGCCTTGGGACCCTCGGAGGCAGCCCTTCTCATCCCCGGTGCCTCCCACTGCATGGACATGGCCCCGGAGAGGCCCTCAGACTCCCCCAGCCTCCGCCTAGGGCGCCAGGTATGAGAGCCTCGGGCTGGGTCCCCGGCAAGCTCCTTTGCAATTGCTTTGCAGGTGCCTGCCCTCCGTGGCCAGAGTCTGACCTTCCCAGTTCTCCCCACAGAGCATCTCCCAGCAGCTGCAGATCTGGCTCGGGCTGGCAAAACAGAGCTTGGGGAGCAGTGGGGGCTGAGGGCCCATACCCTTGCCTCTCCCTGGGTAGCCACCTCGGTCCTGGATGGACTCACCAGAGGAAGCAAGCAGCTCATGGGGAAGGAGGCAATCTCCAGGAACTGGGCTTCAGCCCCTGTGTCCACAAACATGGCAGAAAGTGTTGTGGGATCCAGAGTTGTGTAAATATAAGCAGAGAATTATCCTCATGGTGAAGACtggtttttttcatttcctttttaagggAGCATTTTATTAATCATTTCATGGCTATCCTTTTTTGTTGCTTCAAGTATCTTCTGGAAAGCCACTTTGCAGCATAGAATTCTGGGCCGATCTcacattgattatttttttcctacttctggAAACACCCTGATCTTGGTAGGAATCAAGTCAAGCTTGGTGGGAGCCCCTTCGGGCTGCTGTAAGAGAACACGCGATAGATGGGGTGGCTTAGGGACAGAGCTAGTcatttctcacggttctggaaaCCGGAAGTGTGAGATCAAGGCACCAGGAAATCAGGTGTCTAGTGAGAACTCGCTCCCTGGTTCCTGCTCAGCTGTCTTCTCTCTGGGGCCCCATGTAACAGAAGGAATACTGGTGTTTTTAATACCAAATGTCAGAGCATTGCCATGCTGTGGCCCAAGTCCTGCTCAGACCCTGCTCAGACTTCAGGCCCCGAGCTGCCCCTGCCTCTCACTGTTCCTCTCAGGGCCCTTCCTTCCCCCTCGGCTCTGCCTTTGTCTCTGAGTCTTGTCCCTTCTCTGGATGTGgtcatttctgtctctctgtgtcccaGTCTGTCTCTCTTCGCTTCCTCTCTGATGGTCTCCCCTGCTGTCGGCTTCTGTCCCCCATCCTTGGTCTCTGGGTCACCTGAGTCACTTTCTTCCtcatcctctgtctctgcctattTCCCTCCCCCTCAGACTTGTCCTGTCTCCCTGAGGCCATCTCCGTTTGTGTCTCTGATAttcctcctctctgtttctctccctgccaTTTAAtctttgtccttctctctctctctcagccttcctTCCTAAGCCTTCACTCACCATCACTTCCCACCACCTGATGCCGCTCTGGCATCCTGATAGGGACGCCCCGGGTTTTGGGAGGGCAGGAACGAGCAAGTCAGGGAGACAGCATCTCTGGGAAGCTGCGAAGGGCAGAAGTAAAGACAGGTCAGGACAAGGGAGGGGGTAAGAGAAGCCACAGCCCACTCTCCTGTGAGGAGGTCCTTCCTTGCCTATCTTGACTTCGAACCCCAAAGTATGAGCTCTTTTTTCCCTCGCCTAGAGCTAAcccagccctgctcagcaggtgcTACCCTGTCCCACTTACTGACCTTGAACCATAGCCCGTTGTGCTGGGGTCTAGCCTCGGTGCATGTCCAGCATGTGCACCACAGTCTGACTCATCGTGGGCCTCAGCGCCTGAAAGGATGGGGTCCACGCTCAGCGCGTCACACACTTCCGATGCCGGCTGGATGCAGCTTCCCTCCATCTCCTTTGCAAACTTCCTTGCAACTTGACATCCGAATGCATTTGGGTTTGGGGTGAGGCTCTGTTCTCAAGCATTCTTGGCGCTCCCTCTGTGGGGCCTGTGGCGCTGGGCTGACCTATGGGGCGTACATTGTGGGGGTGCATTGTGGCTCTGGGGTGGCCAGAGTCCCCAGAATGGCTGCTGTAACTGGGCAGCCCACTGTTTTCTCCCAAGATGGTTCTGCAAACAGCATTACTGTCCCTATTACAAAAGGATGGAAAATTCTGAGCTgttctccctccccagcctccttgTCCCATTCTTGGTCCCTAGTATCTGTTCTTTTCCTGGCAACCACAGTGATGCTTTCAAAAGGTCAGTTGGGTCATGATACCTCTCTATAAAACCCTCAGATCGCTGCCTACTACAACCAGAATAAAGTCCGAATTCCTTCCCATGGCTACAAGGCCCTGCATACTTTGGCTTTGGAAGTCTTCTCTGAAATCCTTTCCTACTACTCTCCAGGCTGCAGGCCAACCACGTGGCCTCTTTGGTTACTTAAAATCTAGGGTCACTTCCTATCTCAAGCCCTCACATTAGCTGTTCCCTTTGCCCGGAGGCTGTTCCTTTTAATGACCTTTAAATGACTGTTTCCTTCTTAACATTCAGGCTGAACTCCAATGTCACTTCCTCCAAGAGGCCTTTCCTGACTGCTCCCAGGTCCCAGTCACTCCCCATCACATTACCTATTTTATGTACTTCCCAGCCACAAGCGCTATTTTCAGAATTGAATTCCAATGAAGATAAACAGTTTTGAGGAACGTAAAAGCATTATGTTCTGAAGACCCCTGGGTTGTTGCACGCAAATTCCATCCTTAAACATTAACGAGTGGGGTGTCTTTCCTGAGCGATCTGCTTTGGAGGTTTCTAATCAGGTGCCGATGCGGGCATAACCGTATCCCAAAGTGAGAGGTCCAGGGGCCTTGGGAAGATGCCCTGTCCAGGCACCCTCTCTAGACCGTACTGTCAACCGGACACAAAGCTCTCACATTGAATCTAGAgaagaacaaaggcggaggactGGTAACGCCTGATCAAAAGATTTCCTATTAAGCTCCAATAATTAAGACAATGTGGTTTGGGCATTACATATAGACAGATTTACGGGGCAGGACCGAGTTCAGaagtagatacacacacacacacacacacacacacacaca from Meles meles chromosome 5, mMelMel3.1 paternal haplotype, whole genome shotgun sequence includes these protein-coding regions:
- the PRSS16 gene encoding thymus-specific serine protease translates to MAGSAALWLGPLFLLSLGAPPAPASLLRRLGEHVQRVQESSGLSLTSGAGAGALPKPGWLEQPLDPFNASDRRSFLQRYWVNDRHWASPHGPVFLHLGGEGSLGSGSVMRGHPAALAPAWGALVIGLEHRFYGLSVPAGGLDVAQLAFLSSRHALADVASARLALARLFNVSASSPWICFGGSYAGSLAAWARLKFPHLIFASVASSAPVRAVLDFSEYNEVVSRSLMSTAVGGSPECRAAASAAFAEVERRLRAGREARGALRAELGACSSLGRAEDQAELLGALQALVGGAVQYDAQAGAPLSVRRLCGLLLEGWSNRSRSAPYHGLRRAVQVVMPSLGQRCLSFSQAETVARLKVTDPQVSGVGDRQWLYQTCTEFGFYVTCEDPRCPFSRLPALPSQLELCEQVFGLSTSSVVQAVGQTNAYYGGQSPGATQVLFINGDTDPWHVLSVTKALGPSEAALLIPGASHCMDMAPERPSDSPSLRLGRQSISQQLQIWLGLAKQSLGSSGG